The Eretmochelys imbricata isolate rEreImb1 chromosome 19, rEreImb1.hap1, whole genome shotgun sequence genome contains a region encoding:
- the OSCP1 gene encoding protein OSCP1 isoform X1, whose protein sequence is MSARSLPLLFLNLGGEMLYILDQRLRAQSIPGEKARKVMNDIITTMFNKKFMEELFKPQELYSKKALRTVYDRLAHASIMRLNQASMDKLYDLMTMAFKYQVLLCPRPKDILLVTFNHLDAIKDFIRDSPNILNQVDETFRQLIDMYSCLSAGEFQLIRQTLLIFFQDMHIRVSIFLKDKVQNSNGRFVLPISGPVPWGTEVPGLIRMFNCNGDEVKRVEFTNGGNYISPQREGSFDLYGDRVLKLGTNMYSVSRPVETHMSGASKSLASHAKENAAPNPLAKEELNFLARLMGGLEIKKPNGSEPGFRLNLFTTDEEEKYAALTRPEELSYKVINIQATQDQQQNEELARIMGEFEVTDQPSQSTSKGDDLLAMMDEL, encoded by the exons ATGTCGGCCCGCTCGCTGCCGCTGCTCTTCCTCAACCTGGGCGGGGAGATGCTCTACATCCTGGACCAGCGGCTGCGGGCCCAGAGCATCCCCGGGGAGAAGGCCCGCAAAG TTATGAATGATATCATCACAACCATGTTCAACAAAAAGTTTATGGAGGAGCTGTTTAAACCACAGGAACTCTATTCCAAGAAGGCCCTGAGAACAGTGTATGACCGGCTGGCTCATGCTTCAATCATGAGGCTGAATCAGGCAAGCATGGATAAG CTCTACGATCTTATGACTATGGCTTTCAAATACCAAGTTCTGCTCTGTCCTCGACCCAAAGACATACTGTTAGTCACTTTCAATCATCTGGATGCTATCAAGGATTTTATACGAGACTCCCCTAACATTCTTAACCAAGTGGACGAAACATTTCGGCAGCTAATCGAT ATGTACAGTTGTCTCTCTGCTGGTGAATTTCAGCTGATCAGGCAAACACTCCTAATTTTCTTTCAGGACATGCACATCAGG GTCTCCATCTTTCTAAAGGATAAAGTACAAAACTCGAATGGTCGCTTTGTGCTGCCAATATCAGGTCCTGTTCCATGGGGAACAGAAGTTCCAGGACTCATCAG GATGTTTAATTGCAACGGAGATGAAGTTAAAAGGGTTGAATTCACCAATGGTGGAAATTATATCAGTCCACAAAGGGAAGGTTCATTTGATCTTTATGGAGACAGAGTGCTTAAACTGGGGACAAATAT GTACAGTGTTAGTCGGCCAGTAGAGACGCATATGTCAGGAGCATCCAAGAGTTTGGCATCCCACGCAAAG GAGAATGCAGCCCCTAACCCTCTTGCTAAAGAAGAACTGAACTTTTTGGCTAGACTAATGGGAGGCCTGGAGATCAAGAAACCCAATGGCAGTGAGCCGGGATTCCGATTAAACCTATTCACAACAGACGAGGAGGAAAA ATATGCAGCATTGACCAGGCCTGAAGAGTTATCTTACAAAGTTATCAACATACAAGCAACCCAG GACCAACAGCAAAATGAGGAGCTGGCTCGAATCATGGGAGAGTTTGAGGTGACGGATCAGCCCAGTCAGAGCACAAGCAAGGGAGATGATTTACTGGCTATGATGGATGAATTATGA
- the OSCP1 gene encoding protein OSCP1 isoform X2, with protein MSARSLPLLFLNLGGEMLYILDQRLRAQSIPGEKARKVMNDIITTMFNKKFMEELFKPQELYSKKALRTVYDRLAHASIMRLNQLYDLMTMAFKYQVLLCPRPKDILLVTFNHLDAIKDFIRDSPNILNQVDETFRQLIDMYSCLSAGEFQLIRQTLLIFFQDMHIRVSIFLKDKVQNSNGRFVLPISGPVPWGTEVPGLIRMFNCNGDEVKRVEFTNGGNYISPQREGSFDLYGDRVLKLGTNMYSVSRPVETHMSGASKSLASHAKENAAPNPLAKEELNFLARLMGGLEIKKPNGSEPGFRLNLFTTDEEEKYAALTRPEELSYKVINIQATQDQQQNEELARIMGEFEVTDQPSQSTSKGDDLLAMMDEL; from the exons ATGTCGGCCCGCTCGCTGCCGCTGCTCTTCCTCAACCTGGGCGGGGAGATGCTCTACATCCTGGACCAGCGGCTGCGGGCCCAGAGCATCCCCGGGGAGAAGGCCCGCAAAG TTATGAATGATATCATCACAACCATGTTCAACAAAAAGTTTATGGAGGAGCTGTTTAAACCACAGGAACTCTATTCCAAGAAGGCCCTGAGAACAGTGTATGACCGGCTGGCTCATGCTTCAATCATGAGGCTGAATCAG CTCTACGATCTTATGACTATGGCTTTCAAATACCAAGTTCTGCTCTGTCCTCGACCCAAAGACATACTGTTAGTCACTTTCAATCATCTGGATGCTATCAAGGATTTTATACGAGACTCCCCTAACATTCTTAACCAAGTGGACGAAACATTTCGGCAGCTAATCGAT ATGTACAGTTGTCTCTCTGCTGGTGAATTTCAGCTGATCAGGCAAACACTCCTAATTTTCTTTCAGGACATGCACATCAGG GTCTCCATCTTTCTAAAGGATAAAGTACAAAACTCGAATGGTCGCTTTGTGCTGCCAATATCAGGTCCTGTTCCATGGGGAACAGAAGTTCCAGGACTCATCAG GATGTTTAATTGCAACGGAGATGAAGTTAAAAGGGTTGAATTCACCAATGGTGGAAATTATATCAGTCCACAAAGGGAAGGTTCATTTGATCTTTATGGAGACAGAGTGCTTAAACTGGGGACAAATAT GTACAGTGTTAGTCGGCCAGTAGAGACGCATATGTCAGGAGCATCCAAGAGTTTGGCATCCCACGCAAAG GAGAATGCAGCCCCTAACCCTCTTGCTAAAGAAGAACTGAACTTTTTGGCTAGACTAATGGGAGGCCTGGAGATCAAGAAACCCAATGGCAGTGAGCCGGGATTCCGATTAAACCTATTCACAACAGACGAGGAGGAAAA ATATGCAGCATTGACCAGGCCTGAAGAGTTATCTTACAAAGTTATCAACATACAAGCAACCCAG GACCAACAGCAAAATGAGGAGCTGGCTCGAATCATGGGAGAGTTTGAGGTGACGGATCAGCCCAGTCAGAGCACAAGCAAGGGAGATGATTTACTGGCTATGATGGATGAATTATGA